In Candidatus Tachikawaea gelatinosa, a genomic segment contains:
- a CDS encoding helix-turn-helix domain-containing protein encodes MNINSNQNEISVDSIGNRLKTARKKIGLTQQDVADKLYLKVSIIKDLEENELPKDISLTFLKGYIRSYARLVEIPEDELLLKITEETPIKLSTLKSKKIDSISHRDYSIIDNWLKIFTWFVIFIISVLVGIWWIKTTNHLSKKEVISVVDQSSLNENKDIAV; translated from the coding sequence ATGAACATTAACTCTAATCAAAATGAAATATCTGTAGACTCTATAGGTAACAGATTAAAAACAGCTCGTAAAAAAATAGGCTTAACTCAACAAGACGTGGCTGATAAATTATATCTAAAAGTTTCAATTATAAAGGATCTTGAGGAAAATGAACTACCTAAAGATATATCTTTAACTTTTTTAAAAGGTTATATACGTTCTTATGCTCGTTTAGTAGAAATTCCAGAAGATGAACTGTTATTAAAAATAACAGAAGAAACTCCTATAAAACTTTCAACATTAAAATCAAAAAAAATAGATTCTATATCTCATAGAGATTATTCGATTATTGATAATTGGTTAAAAATATTTACTTGGTTCGTTATATTTATAATATCTGTTTTAGTTGGTATTTGGTGGATAAAAACAACTAATCATCTTTCGAAAAAAGAAGTTATTTCTGTTGTTGATCAAAGTAGTTTAAATGAAAATAAGGATATTGCTGTTTAA
- the ispG gene encoding flavodoxin-dependent (E)-4-hydroxy-3-methylbut-2-enyl-diphosphate synthase: protein MNEEKNISRRQSRRIYVGNVPIGDNAPISVQSMTNTKTIDIVNTIHQIKQLKNAGADLVRISIPDMASAEAFKIIKKRVNIPLIADIHFNYQIALKVAEYGADCLRINPGNIGNINHIKQVVSCAREKNIPIRLGINSGSLEKDLQKKYGNYPNSQALLESAMRQIDYFDNLNFYQFKVSIKSSDVLITIEACRLLSKKIDQPLHLGVTEAGGLNSGIVKSAIGIGTLLLEGIGDTIRVSLTDNPIQEIKIGFDILRALKVRFRGINFIACPTCSRQEFDVINTLKYLENKLEDIITPLNISIIGCIVNGIGEAKNADIGIVGGKKFSRIYENGSPKNERIKNKNILKEIEELVRNKIK, encoded by the coding sequence ATGAATGAAGAAAAAAATATTAGTCGTCGTCAATCAAGACGTATTTATGTTGGTAATGTCCCTATTGGAGATAATGCGCCTATTAGTGTTCAATCCATGACGAATACAAAAACTATTGATATAGTGAATACTATTCATCAAATTAAACAACTAAAAAATGCAGGCGCTGATCTTGTTCGTATTTCTATTCCTGATATGGCTTCTGCTGAAGCATTTAAAATTATAAAAAAAAGAGTTAATATTCCTTTAATAGCTGATATTCATTTCAATTACCAAATTGCATTGAAAGTTGCAGAATATGGTGCTGACTGCTTACGCATTAACCCAGGAAATATTGGAAATATTAATCATATTAAACAAGTTGTTAGTTGCGCGCGTGAAAAAAATATTCCTATTCGATTAGGTATAAATTCTGGTTCTTTAGAAAAAGACTTACAAAAAAAGTATGGAAATTATCCTAATTCACAAGCTTTATTAGAATCAGCCATGAGACAAATTGATTATTTTGATAATTTAAATTTTTATCAATTTAAAGTTAGTATTAAATCATCTGATGTACTCATTACTATTGAAGCATGTCGTCTTCTTTCAAAAAAAATTGATCAACCTTTACACTTAGGTGTTACAGAAGCTGGAGGTCTAAACTCAGGAATAGTAAAATCAGCAATTGGTATTGGAACACTACTTTTAGAAGGAATTGGAGATACGATTCGTGTTTCTTTAACAGATAATCCAATTCAAGAAATAAAAATTGGATTTGATATTCTTAGAGCATTAAAAGTTCGTTTTCGAGGAATTAATTTTATTGCTTGCCCAACGTGTTCTAGACAAGAATTTGATGTTATCAATACTTTAAAATATTTAGAAAATAAATTAGAAGATATAATTACACCTTTAAACATATCAATAATAGGTTGTATTGTAAATGGTATTGGAGAAGCTAAAAATGCTGATATTGGTATAGTGGGTGGAAAAAAATTTAGTCGAATTTATGAAAACGGTAGCCCAAAAAATGAACGCATAAAAAACAAAAATATTTTAAAAGAAATTGAAGAACTAGTTCGTAACAAAATAAAATAA
- the hisS gene encoding histidine--tRNA ligase — protein MKNNKISAVRGMNDYLPQDTIILQTIENVLKKILNNYGYSEIRMPILEKTILFEKAIGTFTDLINKEMYTFSDKKGKSITLRPEGTAGCVRSIIKNYHILNNYYNRLWYLGPMFRYERPQNGRYRQFHQLGVEVFGLEAPMIDAELIMMSSRFWKQLKILNYVTLHLNSIGSIEIRLKYRNVLIKYLKSYEHKLDKKYKETIQKNPLRILDSKNPLVQEIVSNGPILLNYLDKKSHKNFDELCNFLNTNNIFYKIDPYLVRGLDYYNDTVFEWKTEKLGSQNAICSGGRYDNLIQHIDQKKSISAIGFAIGIERLFLLIKNINNAFKYKKNISIYIVSLKKESNYFAIQLAEEIRNMKSMFKIFTDLSGKNLKKQLIYANKFKINYIIIIDDKNIKKSKILFKDLNLNSQFFLSKNDLLKKIFLL, from the coding sequence ATGAAAAATAATAAAATTTCCGCTGTTCGTGGAATGAATGATTATTTACCTCAAGATACTATAATTTTACAAACAATAGAAAATGTTTTAAAAAAAATATTAAATAATTATGGATATTCTGAAATTAGAATGCCTATTTTAGAAAAAACGATATTATTCGAAAAAGCAATTGGAACATTTACAGATTTAATCAATAAAGAAATGTATACATTTAGTGATAAAAAAGGAAAAAGTATTACATTACGACCAGAAGGAACTGCTGGGTGTGTTCGTTCAATTATTAAAAATTATCATATTTTAAATAATTATTATAATCGTTTATGGTATCTAGGACCAATGTTTCGTTATGAACGTCCTCAGAATGGAAGGTATAGACAGTTTCACCAATTAGGAGTAGAAGTTTTCGGATTAGAGGCACCAATGATTGATGCAGAATTAATTATGATGAGTTCTCGATTTTGGAAACAGTTAAAAATTTTAAATTATGTTACTCTTCATTTAAATTCTATTGGATCCATAGAAATAAGATTGAAATATCGTAATGTTTTAATTAAATATTTAAAAAGCTATGAGCATAAATTAGATAAAAAATATAAAGAAACAATACAAAAAAATCCATTACGAATATTAGATAGTAAAAATCCATTAGTACAGGAAATCGTTAGTAACGGTCCTATTCTTCTTAATTATCTTGATAAAAAATCACATAAAAATTTTGATGAATTATGTAATTTTTTAAATACAAATAATATTTTCTATAAAATAGATCCTTATTTAGTTAGAGGATTGGATTACTATAATGATACAGTGTTTGAATGGAAAACTGAAAAACTAGGTTCACAAAATGCTATTTGTTCGGGAGGAAGATATGATAACTTAATTCAACATATTGATCAAAAAAAATCTATTTCGGCTATTGGGTTTGCTATAGGAATAGAAAGATTATTTCTACTGATAAAAAATATAAATAATGCTTTTAAATATAAAAAAAATATTAGCATTTATATTGTTTCCCTCAAGAAAGAAAGCAACTATTTTGCTATTCAATTAGCTGAAGAAATTCGTAATATGAAATCAATGTTTAAAATATTTACAGATCTTAGCGGAAAAAATTTAAAAAAACAGCTCATATATGCAAATAAATTTAAAATAAATTATATTATAATAATAGATGATAAAAATATAAAAAAAAGTAAAATTTTATTTAAAGATTTAAATTTAAACAGTCAATTTTTTCTATCAAAAAATGATCTTTTAAAAAAAATTTTCTTGTTGTAA
- the der gene encoding ribosome biogenesis GTPase Der — protein MIPIIALIGRANVGKSTLFNNLIGKNCSLVSDSAGTTRDRKYNFSIIKNNYFTIIDTGGISYKKDEMSKNVLYQTNIAIKKANFILFITDGSTGVLYEDKRIAKYLSLQNKKTFLLVNKIDKIDNFDRLKYDFYALGFEKIYPISSINKKEVMVLAQQIFFQSHFPKKKFCQKEQKHTPKIAFIGRPNTGKSTLINNLLNEERMIVSPITGTTIDSVSIPIKIYNNDYILIDTAGVRKKKKIKNILEKKMISDSLKTIKNSDIILLVIDVCIGVSTQDLFLINFILNQGKSLIIIINKYDTVVKRKKKEIKKHICANLNFISFVRIHFISALYEKKIKEIVNSINEANFNLKKTINTSKLMNIMHLAQKNHCPPLFKGRLIKLKYAHIGKYKPLTIIIHGNQVDHLPGSYKRYLEKYFHQSLKIISIKLFINFKKNNNPFKR, from the coding sequence ATGATTCCAATCATAGCTTTAATTGGACGTGCTAATGTAGGAAAATCTACATTGTTCAATAATCTAATTGGTAAAAATTGTTCTTTAGTTTCAGATAGTGCAGGAACGACAAGAGATAGAAAATATAATTTTTCTATTATAAAAAACAATTATTTTACGATTATTGATACAGGAGGAATTAGTTATAAAAAAGATGAAATGAGCAAAAATGTTTTATATCAAACTAATATAGCAATTAAAAAAGCAAACTTTATTTTATTTATAACTGATGGATCTACCGGAGTATTATATGAAGATAAAAGAATTGCAAAATATCTTTCCTTACAAAATAAAAAAACTTTTTTGTTAGTAAATAAAATTGATAAAATTGATAATTTTGATAGATTAAAATATGATTTTTATGCATTAGGTTTTGAAAAAATTTATCCTATTTCTTCTATAAACAAAAAAGAAGTTATGGTTTTAGCACAACAAATATTTTTTCAATCGCATTTTCCAAAAAAAAAATTTTGTCAAAAAGAACAAAAACATACACCTAAAATTGCTTTTATTGGTCGTCCTAATACTGGAAAATCAACATTAATTAATAATTTGTTAAATGAAGAAAGAATGATTGTATCTCCCATAACAGGAACTACAATAGATAGCGTATCTATTCCAATAAAAATTTATAATAATGATTATATTTTAATTGATACTGCTGGAGTTCGTAAAAAGAAAAAAATAAAAAATATTCTTGAAAAAAAAATGATTTCAGATTCATTAAAAACAATCAAAAATTCTGATATTATTTTATTAGTGATTGATGTATGTATAGGAGTTTCTACACAAGATTTATTTTTAATTAATTTTATATTAAATCAAGGGAAATCTTTAATTATTATTATTAATAAATACGATACTGTCGTAAAAAGAAAAAAAAAAGAAATTAAAAAACATATTTGTGCAAACTTAAATTTTATTAGTTTTGTACGCATACATTTTATTTCAGCATTATATGAAAAAAAAATAAAAGAAATAGTAAACTCAATTAATGAAGCAAACTTCAATTTAAAAAAAACAATTAATACCTCAAAATTAATGAATATAATGCATTTAGCTCAAAAAAATCATTGTCCACCTCTATTTAAAGGTCGTTTAATTAAGTTAAAATACGCTCATATAGGTAAATATAAACCTTTGACTATTATTATTCACGGTAATCAAGTGGATCATTTGCCTGGTTCTTACAAACGTTACTTAGAAAAATATTTTCATCAATCTTTAAAAATAATTAGTATAAAATTATTTATTAATTTTAAAAAAAATAATAACCCTTTTAAAAGATAA
- a CDS encoding 4-phosphoerythronate dehydrogenase produces MKQNYVQYINQEKKVKIVIDENIPYANELFSRTGDVINFSGRHIPKEILHNAHGLIVRSITKVDKNLLSNTTIKFVGTVTAGTDHIDKKWLDKSDIKFCSAPGCNSISVVEYVFAALLKIAQKENFLLKNRTIGIIGFGNIGSLLHRYLNCLGIKNVLCDPPLSKIKNKKKFFTLKEIIKQADILTLHVPLYNYGPYKSLHLFDKSLLSSLKKNTIIINTCRGSVINNLDLLEILDFRSDLKVVLDVWENEPNFLKKLLKKIDIGTAHIAGHTLEGKVRATIQVYKVWCEFIKKSENISIKDMLPTPIFTKIYLNGSFTQSKFRNLVHLIYDINQDDISLRNITTNISENFDKIRKNYGIRREWSSIEVCCNDLLTEKILRNIGFSTKILYKNNYHMY; encoded by the coding sequence TTGAAGCAAAATTATGTACAATATATTAATCAAGAAAAAAAAGTGAAAATAGTTATTGATGAAAACATACCATATGCTAATGAATTATTTAGCCGTACTGGTGACGTTATTAATTTTTCAGGACGCCATATTCCAAAAGAAATTTTACATAATGCACATGGATTAATAGTTCGATCTATCACAAAAGTTGATAAAAATTTATTGTCTAATACTACTATTAAATTTGTAGGAACTGTGACTGCTGGAACAGATCATATCGATAAAAAATGGTTAGATAAATCAGATATTAAATTTTGTTCAGCTCCTGGTTGTAATTCTATTTCAGTAGTCGAGTATGTTTTTGCTGCATTATTAAAAATTGCGCAAAAAGAAAATTTTTTATTAAAAAATCGAACTATTGGAATAATTGGTTTTGGAAACATTGGTAGTCTTTTACATAGATATTTAAACTGCTTAGGAATAAAAAACGTTTTATGTGATCCACCTTTATCAAAAATAAAAAATAAAAAAAAGTTTTTTACGTTAAAAGAAATTATTAAACAAGCTGATATATTAACTTTACATGTTCCATTATATAATTATGGTCCTTACAAAAGTTTACATCTTTTTGATAAGTCATTATTATCTTCTCTTAAAAAAAACACTATCATTATTAATACATGTCGAGGTTCTGTAATTAATAATCTTGATTTATTAGAAATATTAGATTTTCGTTCGGATCTAAAAGTAGTGCTAGATGTATGGGAAAATGAACCAAATTTTTTAAAAAAACTATTAAAAAAAATTGACATTGGTACAGCACATATTGCTGGACATACATTAGAAGGAAAAGTTAGAGCAACAATTCAAGTATATAAAGTCTGGTGTGAATTTATTAAAAAATCAGAAAATATATCTATTAAAGACATGCTTCCTACTCCTATTTTTACAAAAATTTATTTAAATGGATCATTTACTCAATCTAAATTTAGAAATTTAGTACATCTTATATATGATATTAATCAAGATGATATCTCCTTAAGAAATATTACAACAAATATATCAGAAAATTTCGATAAAATAAGAAAAAATTATGGAATACGTCGTGAATGGTCTTCTATTGAAGTTTGTTGTAATGATCTATTAACAGAAAAAATACTACGAAATATCGGATTTTCTACAAAAATTTTATATAAAAATAATTATCATATGTATTAA
- the truA gene encoding tRNA pseudouridine(38-40) synthase TruA gives MKLALCIEYNGKNYYGWQRQKNVRTVQEELETVLSKISDHKITTFCAGRTDKGVHSIGQVIHFECKKLRPDSAWIKGANQLLPEDIAISWVKHVPKYFHARFSAISRCYRYLIYNKISKPSIFLNNNVLHVKEPLNVDKMQQAGLFLIGEKDFSIFRSSQCQSSTPWRNIMYVLIKKINNYIIIDIKANSFLHHMVRKIVGSLIEIGKNYKKNETWISEILKIKNCNISHFSTVKAKGLYLFSVDYPDFFHLPKINTGLFSDFF, from the coding sequence CTGAAATTAGCATTATGTATTGAGTACAATGGAAAAAATTATTATGGTTGGCAGCGTCAAAAAAACGTGCGTACTGTACAAGAAGAATTAGAAACAGTGTTATCTAAAATTTCTGATCATAAAATTACTACTTTTTGTGCAGGAAGAACAGATAAAGGAGTGCATAGTATAGGACAAGTAATTCATTTCGAATGTAAAAAATTAAGACCTGATAGTGCATGGATAAAAGGTGCTAATCAACTTCTTCCAGAAGATATTGCAATATCTTGGGTTAAACATGTTCCAAAATATTTTCATGCCCGTTTTAGTGCTATTTCTAGATGTTATCGTTATTTAATATATAATAAAATTTCTAAACCAAGCATATTTCTTAATAATAATGTTTTACATGTTAAAGAACCATTAAATGTTGATAAAATGCAACAAGCTGGATTATTTTTAATAGGAGAAAAAGATTTTTCTATTTTTCGTTCATCACAGTGTCAATCAAGTACTCCATGGAGAAATATCATGTACGTTCTTATTAAGAAAATAAATAATTATATTATTATTGATATAAAAGCAAATTCTTTTTTACATCATATGGTTAGAAAAATTGTTGGTAGTTTAATCGAAATAGGAAAAAATTATAAAAAAAATGAAACATGGATCTCTGAAATCCTAAAAATTAAAAACTGTAATATATCTCATTTTTCTACCGTAAAAGCAAAAGGTCTTTACCTTTTTTCAGTAGATTATCCTGATTTTTTTCATTTACCTAAAATAAACACCGGACTTTTTTCTGATTTTTTTTAA
- the accD gene encoding acetyl-CoA carboxylase, carboxyltransferase subunit beta: MNWIERIFKKKKIITTHRSKIPEGIWTKCNICKQVLYKAELERNLKVCPKCNNHMRIGARERLHQFLDKNSIIKELGVEIEPKDILKFQDSKKYKDRLKIAQQKTAEKDALVVMEGKLYGMNIVVAALDFMFMGGSMGSVVGEKFVCAVNQAIQKKCAFVCFSASGGARMQEALISLMQMAKTSAVLTKLRKCRLPYISILTDPTMGGVSASFAMLGDLNIAEPKALIGFAGPRVIEQTVKEKLPNNFQRSEFLLEKGSIDMIIHRLKMRSKIASLLAKIMKISKLNLNN; the protein is encoded by the coding sequence ATGAATTGGATTGAACGTATTTTTAAAAAAAAAAAAATTATAACTACACATCGATCAAAAATTCCAGAAGGAATATGGACAAAATGCAATATTTGTAAACAAGTATTATATAAAGCAGAACTTGAACGTAATTTAAAAGTATGTCCAAAATGTAACAATCATATGCGTATAGGAGCACGCGAACGTCTGCATCAGTTTTTAGACAAAAATAGTATTATTAAAGAACTAGGTGTAGAAATAGAACCAAAAGATATTTTAAAATTTCAAGATTCTAAAAAATATAAAGATCGCTTAAAAATTGCTCAACAAAAAACTGCAGAAAAAGATGCATTAGTAGTCATGGAAGGAAAACTATATGGAATGAATATAGTTGTAGCAGCACTTGATTTTATGTTTATGGGTGGCTCCATGGGATCAGTTGTAGGAGAAAAATTCGTATGTGCAGTTAATCAAGCTATTCAAAAAAAATGTGCTTTCGTTTGTTTTTCTGCTAGTGGCGGTGCTCGTATGCAAGAAGCGTTAATTTCTTTAATGCAAATGGCAAAAACGAGTGCTGTTTTAACAAAATTAAGAAAGTGTCGTTTACCATATATATCAATATTAACTGATCCAACAATGGGCGGAGTATCTGCTAGTTTTGCTATGTTAGGTGATTTAAATATTGCTGAACCAAAAGCATTAATTGGATTTGCTGGACCTCGAGTAATAGAACAAACAGTAAAAGAAAAATTACCTAATAATTTTCAACGTAGCGAGTTTCTTTTAGAAAAAGGATCAATTGATATGATTATACATAGATTAAAAATGCGCAGTAAAATAGCATCTTTATTAGCAAAAATTATGAAGATATCAAAACTAAATTTAAATAATTAA
- the folC gene encoding bifunctional tetrahydrofolate synthase/dihydrofolate synthase, producing the protein MKNHFSLINNESSFEEWLKYLENIYPDKIHLGLDRIRIVAKKLHLLNTESFVFTVGGTNGKGTTCRALELILINSGFKVGVYTSPHLLRYTERIRIGGKELKKKKHLLSFRMIEKYRGNIFLTFFEFITLSALFLFKLEKVDIIILEVGLGGRLDATNIIDSDVAIITSISLEHTNILGNSINHISYEKSGICRKDKPIILGETNALCGIIKYIKKIEAHLLQYKKHFFIKKKNKRWSFFDQQGNIKNLPLPKIPLKNAVLAIEALRISKLDIKESIIYNTLPEISLTGRFQIIANSPDIILDVAHNPHAAKYLAHKLLKISLKKKIHAVFGVLNDKDIVGIVKEMNAYIDYWYCSSLSCLRGTKSTEIAQKIVQPKNVPKCFSNVKDAFYCAINNANKKDIIIVFGSFYTVAEIIKIIKI; encoded by the coding sequence ATGAAAAATCATTTTTCTCTAATTAACAATGAATCTTCTTTTGAAGAATGGCTAAAATATTTAGAGAACATTTATCCTGATAAAATACATCTAGGATTAGATCGTATTCGTATTGTAGCAAAAAAACTGCACTTATTAAATACTGAATCTTTTGTCTTTACTGTTGGTGGAACAAACGGTAAAGGTACGACTTGTCGTGCGTTAGAACTAATCTTAATTAATTCAGGTTTTAAAGTAGGTGTTTACACATCACCTCACTTATTAAGATATACTGAAAGAATAAGAATAGGAGGAAAAGAACTTAAAAAAAAAAAACATTTGTTGAGCTTTCGCATGATAGAAAAATATAGAGGAAACATATTTTTAACTTTTTTTGAATTTATTACACTTTCTGCTTTGTTTTTGTTTAAATTAGAAAAAGTTGATATTATTATACTTGAAGTAGGATTAGGAGGTCGTTTAGATGCAACTAATATAATTGATTCAGATGTAGCAATTATTACTTCTATCAGTTTAGAACATACAAATATATTAGGAAATAGCATAAATCATATTAGTTATGAAAAATCTGGTATTTGTAGAAAAGATAAACCAATAATATTAGGAGAAACAAACGCTTTATGTGGTATAATTAAATATATAAAAAAAATTGAAGCACATTTACTACAATATAAAAAACATTTTTTCATTAAAAAAAAAAATAAACGTTGGAGTTTTTTTGATCAACAAGGGAACATTAAAAATCTTCCTTTACCAAAAATTCCATTAAAGAACGCTGTTCTTGCTATAGAAGCACTACGTATATCAAAACTAGATATCAAAGAATCTATTATTTATAATACTTTACCTGAAATATCATTAACCGGTCGTTTTCAAATTATTGCAAATTCACCTGATATTATTCTTGATGTTGCTCATAACCCTCATGCTGCAAAATATTTAGCACATAAATTATTAAAAATATCATTAAAAAAAAAAATACATGCTGTTTTTGGTGTTTTAAATGACAAAGATATTGTTGGTATAGTAAAAGAAATGAATGCATATATAGATTATTGGTATTGCTCTTCTTTATCTTGTTTAAGAGGTACAAAATCTACAGAAATAGCACAAAAAATTGTTCAACCAAAAAATGTACCAAAGTGTTTTAGTAATGTTAAAGATGCTTTTTATTGTGCAATAAATAACGCGAATAAAAAAGATATTATTATAGTTTTCGGTTCTTTTTACACAGTTGCAGAAATAATAAAAATCATAAAAATATGA
- a CDS encoding CvpA family protein has product MNWIDYIIISIVVISTIFGVTSGFTSEVLYLCSWIGSIILTIKYYSPLSKIINIQDTFICNSVSIFAIFISSLIAGNIINYYMSKLIQKIGLSWIDKLLGAYFGVLRGILIVATLFLFLDAFANIGQKHNFQESKFVPYLNKIIEYCYNYFNR; this is encoded by the coding sequence ATGAACTGGATAGATTACATTATAATTTCAATTGTCGTAATTTCAACAATTTTTGGAGTAACAAGTGGTTTTACTAGCGAAGTTTTATACCTTTGCAGTTGGATAGGATCCATCATCTTAACTATTAAATATTATAGTCCTTTATCAAAAATTATTAATATTCAAGATACATTCATTTGTAATAGTGTAAGTATTTTTGCAATTTTTATCTCAAGTTTAATAGCGGGTAATATAATAAATTATTATATGTCAAAGTTAATACAAAAAATTGGTTTATCATGGATTGATAAGTTATTGGGCGCTTATTTTGGAGTTTTACGCGGAATATTAATAGTTGCAACGTTGTTTTTATTTTTAGATGCGTTTGCTAATATTGGTCAAAAACACAATTTTCAAGAATCAAAATTTGTTCCTTATCTTAATAAGATTATTGAATACTGTTATAACTATTTTAATAGGTAA
- the purF gene encoding amidophosphoribosyltransferase, producing the protein MCGIVGIIGSTPVNQSLYDALTVLQHRGQDSAGICTINKLNRFFLRKANGLVKDVFEVEHIKKLQGNIGIGHVRYPTAGNFSASEAQPFYVNSPYGISLVHNGNLTNAHQLRKQLMQYGRRHINTSSDSEILINIFAQYLSSFRCFQLKPNHIFSAISSLHKKIRGAYACVAMIMGHGIVAFRDPNGIRPLIIGKRVIKKNKTEYMVASESAALDILGFDCLRDVLPGEAVYINNKKQLFSYQCAKNPQNNPCMFEYVYFARPDSTLDKISVYSSRIRMGSKLGKKIIKKWKNFDINVVIPIPETSTDIALEIARILKKPCRHGFVENRYIGRTFIMADQKIRKSSVRCKLNANKNEFKNKNVLLVDDSIVRGTTSEQIVDMARDAGAKNVYLASAAPEIRFPNVYGIDTPNFKELIAHNREVEDIRKIIKADALIFQDLNDLIEAVRHDNPEIFQFECSVFNGNYVTKDINKSYLERLYLLRCNQKKNKLPFCAINEIETLELYNEQ; encoded by the coding sequence ATGTGCGGTATTGTTGGAATAATTGGTTCTACACCAGTCAATCAATCTCTTTATGATGCTTTAACAGTATTACAACATCGAGGACAAGATTCTGCTGGAATATGTACAATTAACAAATTAAATCGTTTTTTCTTAAGAAAAGCAAATGGATTAGTAAAAGATGTTTTTGAAGTTGAACATATAAAAAAATTGCAAGGAAATATAGGTATTGGACATGTTCGTTACCCTACTGCTGGTAATTTTAGTGCTTCAGAAGCACAACCGTTTTATGTAAATTCTCCTTATGGTATATCTTTAGTTCATAATGGAAATTTAACAAACGCTCATCAATTAAGAAAACAATTAATGCAATACGGTAGACGTCATATTAATACTTCTTCTGATTCTGAAATATTAATTAACATTTTTGCTCAATATCTTAGTAGTTTTCGATGTTTTCAATTAAAACCAAATCATATTTTTTCAGCAATTTCTTCTTTACATAAAAAGATACGTGGAGCTTATGCTTGTGTAGCTATGATTATGGGGCATGGTATAGTAGCGTTTCGAGATCCTAATGGTATTCGTCCTTTAATAATAGGGAAACGTGTTATTAAAAAAAATAAAACAGAATATATGGTTGCTTCAGAAAGTGCAGCATTAGATATTTTAGGTTTTGATTGTTTGCGTGATGTTTTACCAGGAGAAGCTGTTTATATAAATAATAAAAAACAGTTGTTCAGTTATCAATGTGCAAAAAATCCGCAAAATAATCCTTGTATGTTTGAATATGTTTATTTTGCTCGTCCTGATTCTACTTTGGATAAAATTTCTGTATATAGTTCAAGAATACGTATGGGATCAAAATTAGGTAAAAAAATTATAAAAAAATGGAAAAATTTTGATATAAATGTTGTTATTCCTATCCCTGAAACATCTACTGATATTGCATTAGAAATAGCACGTATTTTAAAAAAACCATGTCGTCATGGTTTTGTTGAAAATAGATATATTGGAAGAACATTTATTATGGCTGATCAAAAAATTCGTAAAAGTTCAGTGCGTTGTAAATTAAATGCTAATAAAAACGAATTTAAAAACAAAAACGTATTGCTAGTAGATGATTCTATTGTAAGAGGAACTACATCTGAACAAATTGTCGATATGGCACGTGATGCAGGTGCTAAAAATGTTTATTTAGCTTCTGCTGCTCCTGAAATACGTTTTCCTAACGTTTATGGTATAGATACTCCAAACTTTAAAGAACTAATAGCACATAATAGAGAAGTAGAAGATATTCGTAAAATAATCAAAGCAGATGCATTAATATTTCAAGATCTTAATGATCTGATAGAAGCTGTACGTCATGATAATCCTGAAATATTTCAATTTGAATGTTCAGTATTTAATGGAAATTATGTTACTAAAGATATTAACAAAAGTTATTTAGAACGTCTATATTTATTAAGATGTAATCAAAAAAAAAACAAATTACCTTTTTGTGCTATTAATGAAATAGAAACTCTTGAGTTATATAATGAACAATAG